Proteins found in one Helicobacter sp. NHP19-003 genomic segment:
- the flgA gene encoding flagellar basal body P-ring formation chaperone FlgA, translated as MRLLLFILLSLPLIAESLLEQAIKQAYTEFYAKYPLKVQAVQVNLASGNPATLEQILKHAKTPQDLNLQLGPQQFLNQEGLLHLSLENNSVWVHYKIKGTIQVYKSKSMLRKDQNLDASNTYQVSVPFTRFFAMPIDTSYINNSSARSFLAANTLLSIDKVGAQILVYKHEIFHATLKEGPISLETSLQALENGGLGQVIQALNVESKKVVQVKITGFLKGEVL; from the coding sequence TTGAGGCTTTTACTCTTCATCCTGCTTAGTTTGCCTCTAATCGCTGAGAGTCTTTTAGAGCAAGCGATCAAACAGGCCTACACAGAGTTTTACGCCAAATATCCGCTTAAAGTCCAAGCCGTGCAGGTGAACCTAGCCAGCGGCAACCCCGCCACTTTAGAGCAAATTTTAAAGCACGCCAAAACCCCACAGGATTTAAACCTGCAGCTAGGCCCCCAGCAATTCTTAAATCAAGAGGGGTTGTTGCACTTGAGCCTAGAAAACAACAGCGTGTGGGTACACTATAAAATCAAAGGCACGATCCAAGTCTATAAGAGCAAGAGCATGCTAAGAAAGGATCAAAACCTAGATGCCAGCAACACCTACCAAGTGAGCGTGCCTTTCACCCGTTTTTTCGCCATGCCTATTGACACATCCTACATCAATAACTCGAGCGCACGAAGTTTCTTAGCCGCCAACACGCTTTTAAGCATCGACAAGGTCGGGGCGCAGATTTTGGTTTATAAGCACGAGATTTTCCACGCCACGCTCAAAGAGGGCCCCATTTCTTTAGAAACTTCCCTGCAAGCCTTAGAAAATGGCGGATTAGGTCAAGTGATCCAAGCCTTGAATGTGGAGAGTAAAAAAGTCGTGCAAGTGAAAATCACGGGGTTTTTAAAGGGAGAGGTGCTGTGA
- a CDS encoding UbiX family flavin prenyltransferase — translation MKLVLGVSGASGVNLAWRFVENLPLEVELFVVLSAHAKKVALSEMGLNFSKKLKELKRPYTLYKPHEIDAPISSGSFNIDAMAVIPASLNTFSKIAHGICDDLLTRAACVALKEQKKLLIAPRELPLHSIALENLLKLAQAGAIISPPLLTYYTKPKDLESMELFLVGKWFDSLGIANDLYSRWGV, via the coding sequence GTGAAGTTAGTCTTAGGCGTGAGTGGGGCGAGTGGGGTCAATTTGGCGTGGCGCTTTGTAGAAAACTTACCGCTTGAAGTGGAGCTATTTGTTGTGTTGAGCGCACACGCTAAAAAAGTCGCCCTATCCGAAATGGGGCTAAACTTTAGCAAAAAATTAAAAGAGCTCAAACGCCCCTACACCCTTTACAAGCCACACGAAATAGACGCGCCCATCTCTTCGGGCAGTTTCAACATAGATGCCATGGCGGTGATCCCAGCTAGCCTCAACACCTTTAGCAAAATCGCCCATGGCATTTGCGATGATTTACTCACACGCGCGGCTTGTGTGGCTTTAAAAGAGCAAAAAAAGCTTTTAATCGCCCCAAGAGAGTTGCCCCTGCATTCCATCGCCCTTGAAAACCTTTTAAAACTAGCACAAGCCGGGGCGATCATCTCCCCCCCTTTACTCACCTACTACACCAAACCCAAGGACCTAGAGAGCATGGAATTGTTTTTAGTGGGTAAGTGGTTTGACTCTCTAGGGATTGCCAACGACTTGTACTCAAGGTGGGGGGTTTAA
- the coaD gene encoding pantetheine-phosphate adenylyltransferase — MHTAIYPGTFDPITNGHLDIIKKGAGLFNPLIVAVAKSHAKNPMFSLNERLEMLQLATKSLDNVKCLAFEGLLCDLAKSYDCKWIIRGLRAVSDFEFEFQMGYANKSLHPELETLYFMPALQNAFISASVVRSILSHKGQIAHLVPPLVLEFINQRF; from the coding sequence ATGCATACAGCCATTTATCCCGGGACTTTTGATCCCATCACTAACGGGCATTTAGACATCATTAAAAAGGGGGCGGGTTTGTTTAACCCCCTCATTGTGGCAGTGGCTAAGTCGCACGCCAAAAACCCCATGTTTAGCCTAAATGAACGCCTAGAAATGTTGCAACTTGCCACAAAGTCTTTAGACAATGTGAAATGCCTCGCCTTTGAGGGGCTTTTATGCGATTTGGCAAAATCCTATGATTGTAAATGGATCATTCGGGGGCTTAGGGCGGTGAGCGATTTTGAATTTGAGTTCCAAATGGGCTATGCCAATAAATCCTTGCACCCCGAGCTAGAAACGCTCTACTTCATGCCCGCCTTGCAAAACGCTTTCATCAGCGCGTCTGTGGTGCGCTCCATTTTAAGCCACAAGGGGCAAATCGCCCACCTAGTCCCCCCCCTTGTGCTCGAATTCATCAACCAAAGGTTTTGA
- the tmk gene encoding dTMP kinase: MFVALEGVDTSGKSTQIALLKEAYPNALFTKEPGGTSLGQALRQKVLHEHLSPATQFLLFLADRALHLEEVLKPNAHKLIFSDRSLISGLAYAPYPLEQALELHRAHGLLDMLPGCVFLLKLQPKALKERLHAKTHDFIESRGLEFLERTQERCEQACQLLGVYTYILDASQPPKNLQQEILDRLRATPGF, translated from the coding sequence ATGTTTGTCGCCTTAGAAGGGGTGGATACCAGCGGTAAAAGTACGCAGATTGCCCTATTAAAAGAAGCCTACCCCAATGCGCTTTTCACCAAAGAACCGGGGGGCACAAGTCTAGGACAAGCCTTGCGCCAAAAGGTCTTGCACGAGCACTTAAGCCCTGCCACGCAATTTTTATTGTTTTTAGCCGACAGAGCTTTGCACTTAGAAGAGGTGTTAAAGCCCAACGCCCACAAGCTCATTTTTAGCGACCGCTCGTTGATCTCGGGGCTCGCCTATGCCCCCTACCCCCTAGAGCAAGCCCTAGAATTACACAGGGCGCATGGCTTGTTAGACATGTTGCCCGGTTGCGTCTTTTTGTTAAAACTACAGCCTAAAGCCTTGAAAGAGCGGTTGCACGCCAAAACCCACGACTTTATCGAATCTCGGGGGCTAGAGTTTTTAGAGCGCACCCAAGAGCGCTGTGAACAAGCCTGCCAACTCTTGGGGGTTTACACTTACATCCTAGATGCAAGTCAACCCCCCAAAAATCTCCAGCAAGAAATTCTAGACAGGCTTAGGGCAACGCCCGGTTTTTAA
- a CDS encoding efflux RND transporter permease subunit — MINAIISLCLKNKLIVLMGTFLLFLISLWAIQNTRLDALPDLSPTQVVVQVSYPNQSPQVVQEQAVYPLVANFMGIADIDTVRGISSYETGLVYIIFKDGVDLYFARDRVSEQMARVKLPAGVKVEMGSDSTSIGWAYQYALVSKTKSLAELKTLQDFYYRYALLGVDGVSEVASVGGFEKNYEVTLDNDALVKYDLSVQDVVNAIKKSNEDTGGGIILENGFEKIIHAQGYTKSLKDLGEIVLKTPNLTPIKLKDVATLNLTPKPRRSVANLNGKQEVVGGIVMVRYHADTYRILERIKAKIARLQEGNPDVKIVPVYDRSELIEKGVDNLIHTLIEESVIVLVVIALFLLHFRSALVVIITLPLCVCLSFLLMHFFNIEASIMSLGGIAIAIGAMVDAAIVMVENAHKHLSHANIENDQERQEAIIAGVKQVGPAIFFALMIIVVSFLPIFDLSGQEKRLFSPLAYTKTFAMLVGALLSISVVPILMLFFIKGKIIEESKNPINAFFIKVYGVCLTFVLRFRWVFLALSVVGLGGLYFVYKRLNWEFIPAINEGVVMYMPVTTNAVGIDTAKKYLEETNKHIKAIPEVKQVFGKAGRANSSTDSAALSMLETYIELKPKSQWRPGMTYKKLRDQLEKTLQLKGLVNSWTYPIRGRIDMLLTGIRTPLGIKLYGKDPYLLQELAIKMEQKLKTLPQSLSVFAEKSNNGYYLNVDLRPEKLAQYNLTKEAVLNMVSFGMGGANITTLIDGVESYPISVRLKDTQRNNIEALQNLYIKTPSSYVPLREFANVYYENAPAVLKSEKGLNVHFIYIVPKNGVSSESYREAAIKALESLRLPSGYYYEFSGESQYLDEAFATLKYIVPMSIFIIFLLIVFALKSPINSLLCFFSLPFAFLGGLVFMKLWGLNLSIAALVGFLALLGVASETAIVMIIYLEDAYQNFLKEAEQTSVKLKEAIMHGAVQRVRPKLMTFFSILVSLVPIMYSHGVGSEIMHSIAAPMLGGMITSVILTLFIIPTAYFVIKNRALP, encoded by the coding sequence ATGATTAACGCGATCATCTCGCTCTGCCTGAAAAATAAATTGATCGTTTTGATGGGCACTTTCTTGCTTTTTTTGATCTCTTTATGGGCGATCCAAAACACCCGGTTAGACGCTCTGCCTGATCTCTCGCCCACGCAGGTGGTGGTGCAGGTGAGCTACCCCAATCAAAGCCCGCAGGTGGTGCAAGAACAGGCGGTCTATCCCTTAGTGGCAAACTTCATGGGGATTGCCGACATCGACACCGTGCGAGGAATCTCTAGCTATGAAACGGGGCTGGTGTACATCATTTTTAAAGATGGTGTGGATTTGTATTTTGCCCGCGATCGAGTGAGTGAACAGATGGCACGGGTGAAGTTGCCCGCTGGCGTGAAAGTGGAGATGGGCAGCGACTCGACCTCCATTGGCTGGGCTTATCAATACGCTTTGGTGAGCAAAACCAAGAGCCTAGCCGAGTTAAAGACTTTGCAAGATTTTTACTACCGCTATGCGCTTTTGGGTGTGGATGGGGTGAGCGAAGTGGCGAGCGTGGGCGGCTTTGAGAAAAACTATGAAGTTACCCTAGACAACGATGCACTCGTCAAATACGATCTAAGCGTACAAGATGTGGTGAATGCCATTAAAAAATCCAACGAGGACACGGGCGGAGGGATTATCCTAGAAAATGGGTTTGAGAAAATCATCCATGCGCAAGGCTACACCAAGAGCTTAAAAGATTTGGGCGAAATCGTACTCAAAACCCCCAATCTCACCCCCATTAAGCTTAAAGATGTCGCCACGCTGAATTTAACCCCCAAACCCCGCCGCTCAGTGGCAAACTTGAATGGCAAGCAAGAGGTCGTGGGCGGGATTGTGATGGTGCGCTACCACGCCGACACCTACCGCATTTTAGAACGCATTAAAGCCAAGATTGCCCGCTTGCAAGAGGGCAACCCCGATGTGAAAATCGTGCCCGTTTATGACAGAAGCGAGCTGATTGAAAAGGGCGTGGACAATCTCATACACACCTTGATAGAAGAGAGTGTGATTGTGCTAGTGGTGATCGCGCTCTTTCTCCTGCACTTTAGAAGTGCCTTAGTGGTTATCATCACTTTACCCCTTTGCGTGTGCCTAAGCTTCTTGCTGATGCACTTTTTCAACATTGAGGCGAGCATCATGAGTTTAGGGGGGATTGCCATTGCCATCGGGGCGATGGTGGACGCGGCGATTGTGATGGTGGAAAACGCCCACAAACACCTAAGCCACGCCAACATAGAGAACGACCAAGAACGCCAAGAGGCGATCATCGCTGGGGTGAAGCAAGTGGGCCCGGCGATTTTCTTTGCTCTCATGATCATTGTGGTGTCTTTCTTGCCTATTTTTGACTTGAGTGGGCAAGAAAAACGCCTCTTCTCGCCCCTAGCTTACACCAAGACTTTTGCCATGCTTGTGGGGGCTCTGCTTTCCATCAGTGTCGTGCCGATTTTGATGCTCTTTTTCATCAAGGGCAAAATCATCGAGGAATCCAAAAACCCCATCAACGCCTTTTTCATCAAGGTTTATGGGGTGTGTTTGACCTTTGTTTTGCGCTTTAGGTGGGTGTTCTTGGCCCTTAGCGTGGTGGGATTGGGAGGGCTTTACTTCGTGTATAAAAGACTCAACTGGGAGTTTATCCCCGCCATCAATGAGGGCGTGGTGATGTATATGCCCGTAACGACCAACGCTGTGGGCATAGACACGGCTAAGAAGTATTTAGAAGAAACCAACAAGCACATCAAGGCGATCCCTGAAGTCAAACAAGTCTTTGGCAAGGCCGGGCGCGCCAACAGCAGTACAGACAGCGCTGCCTTGTCCATGCTAGAAACCTACATTGAGCTCAAGCCCAAATCTCAGTGGCGGCCGGGCATGACTTATAAAAAACTCAGGGATCAATTAGAAAAAACCTTACAACTCAAGGGCTTGGTGAACTCTTGGACCTACCCCATTAGAGGGCGTATTGACATGCTCTTAACGGGGATTCGCACCCCCCTTGGCATTAAACTTTATGGCAAAGACCCCTATTTGCTCCAAGAGTTGGCGATCAAAATGGAACAGAAATTAAAGACTTTACCCCAAAGTCTGTCCGTCTTTGCTGAAAAGTCCAACAATGGCTATTACTTAAATGTGGATCTACGCCCCGAAAAACTAGCGCAATACAACCTCACCAAAGAGGCGGTTTTAAACATGGTGAGTTTTGGCATGGGGGGGGCGAACATCACAACCTTGATTGATGGTGTGGAGAGTTACCCGATCTCTGTGCGGCTCAAAGACACACAGCGCAACAATATAGAAGCCCTGCAAAACCTCTATATCAAAACCCCCTCTAGCTATGTGCCTTTAAGGGAGTTTGCTAATGTCTATTATGAAAACGCCCCAGCGGTGCTTAAGAGCGAAAAGGGCCTGAATGTGCACTTCATTTACATTGTACCCAAAAATGGGGTCAGCTCTGAAAGTTACCGCGAGGCGGCGATCAAAGCCCTGGAGAGTTTGCGCCTGCCTAGCGGGTATTACTACGAGTTTTCAGGCGAGAGCCAATACCTAGATGAAGCCTTTGCGACCTTAAAATACATTGTGCCGATGAGTATTTTCATCATCTTTCTCTTAATCGTGTTTGCGCTCAAAAGCCCCATAAACTCGCTTTTATGTTTCTTCAGCTTGCCCTTTGCCTTTTTAGGCGGGCTTGTCTTCATGAAACTTTGGGGTTTGAACTTAAGCATCGCTGCCCTTGTGGGCTTTTTGGCTCTTTTAGGTGTGGCGAGCGAAACAGCGATTGTGATGATCATCTACCTAGAGGACGCTTACCAAAACTTCCTCAAAGAAGCCGAGCAGACCAGCGTTAAACTCAAAGAGGCGATCATGCACGGAGCGGTGCAAAGGGTGCGCCCAAAACTGATGACTTTCTTTAGCATCTTGGTTTCTTTAGTGCCCATCATGTATTCGCATGGCGTGGGCTCAGAGATCATGCACTCCATCGCCGCACCCATGCTCGGCGGGATGATCACCAGCGTGATCTTGACCCTCTTTATCATCCCCACGGCGTATTTTGTGATTAAAAACCGGGCGTTGCCCTAA
- a CDS encoding HlyD family efflux transporter periplasmic adaptor subunit, which translates to MKKWIFGLLLSLVQVQAVGSVAVQLKEFAPFRQYYATLQADERKTYTYNLRFDGFVEKLYVNRTYQSVKAGDKLFSIYSPALISVQSELLSSLHFNRQVAQMQEKLRLLGVGSAQIAKIMQTKKVQNSVEMLSPFSGVVFAKNVNEGGFIKSGAVVFQIVDLKALYVLVRVNQEDLDFVRHLSKAQIKIEGVPGVFSLEFANINPLVGAQDKMLEARFILKNPKQLFFPNMFAKVTIYQPAQKILILPKEAVLIKNGQAIVFKKDDDSFDFTPIKAKRLSDGSYQVLEGLKAGDEVAKNALFILDADAINNGDE; encoded by the coding sequence ATGAAAAAGTGGATTTTTGGGCTTTTATTGAGTTTAGTGCAGGTGCAGGCGGTGGGGAGTGTGGCGGTACAACTTAAAGAGTTCGCCCCCTTTAGGCAGTATTACGCCACTTTGCAAGCCGATGAGCGCAAGACCTACACCTACAATTTGCGCTTTGATGGCTTTGTGGAAAAACTCTATGTGAATCGCACCTACCAAAGTGTGAAAGCAGGGGATAAACTCTTTAGCATTTACTCCCCTGCGCTGATCTCGGTGCAAAGCGAGTTGCTTTCCTCCCTGCACTTCAACCGCCAAGTCGCCCAAATGCAGGAGAAATTGCGCTTACTAGGCGTGGGATCTGCGCAGATCGCTAAAATCATGCAGACCAAAAAGGTGCAAAATAGCGTGGAAATGCTAAGCCCCTTTAGTGGGGTGGTTTTTGCCAAAAATGTCAATGAGGGGGGGTTTATCAAAAGCGGAGCGGTGGTGTTTCAGATCGTTGACTTGAAGGCGTTGTATGTGCTGGTTAGGGTCAATCAAGAGGATTTGGACTTCGTGCGCCACTTGTCTAAGGCACAGATCAAGATCGAGGGCGTGCCGGGGGTGTTTAGCTTGGAGTTTGCCAACATCAACCCCCTTGTGGGCGCACAAGATAAAATGCTTGAGGCCCGCTTCATTTTGAAAAACCCCAAGCAACTTTTTTTCCCTAATATGTTCGCCAAAGTTACCATTTATCAGCCCGCCCAAAAAATACTCATCTTGCCTAAAGAGGCGGTGTTGATCAAAAACGGGCAAGCGATCGTGTTTAAAAAAGACGACGACTCCTTTGACTTCACCCCCATTAAGGCCAAGCGCTTGAGTGATGGGAGTTACCAAGTCCTAGAGGGACTCAAAGCCGGCGATGAGGTCGCCAAAAACGCGCTCTTTATTTTAGATGCCGATGCGATCAACAATGGAGATGAGTGA
- the crdB gene encoding copper resistance outer membrane protein CrdB: MRALVLGLIFVTLALQAGPLNLQVVYTKYLVKNAKIASLQAQIDSLQAQAQAVSRWDNPILYVGYNNADVNNFFILDSSFMQSISVGLSQKFDVTGKRHTQKQVVQIERQKKILELEQLKQQIAINILTNAVNVYKNTQKLALLKDALSNLENLLYRAEHSSSPDQIAIAKLEVIKAQWEIKQNDLQDTLADNKINISELTFNQSELLSLAPSPVAFKPEHEMKEIMETNRTIKIASLQDSQALKNITLAKKSFLEDINVTANYLFRSKIFDMFTIGVAIPLPLYGKQSNTLQQRKQEHLAALNALENTKNSVQHNARKLIKKLTQLQKNLSNIDQILQASEHIVKIYKDNLPSSQGDYNSYYNAFNDTINTKLLQLETKSILATTYLALENLKGLK, encoded by the coding sequence ATGCGTGCGCTTGTGCTTGGTCTGATCTTTGTCACGCTCGCTCTGCAAGCAGGCCCTTTAAACTTGCAGGTGGTGTATACAAAATACTTGGTTAAAAACGCTAAAATCGCAAGTTTACAAGCACAGATAGACAGCCTACAGGCGCAGGCGCAGGCGGTGAGTCGTTGGGATAACCCCATCTTGTATGTGGGCTACAACAACGCCGATGTCAATAACTTTTTCATCTTAGACTCCAGCTTCATGCAAAGCATCAGTGTAGGGCTTAGCCAAAAGTTTGATGTCACCGGCAAAAGACACACGCAAAAGCAAGTGGTGCAGATCGAGCGCCAAAAAAAGATTTTAGAATTAGAACAACTCAAGCAACAAATTGCCATCAATATTTTGACCAACGCCGTCAATGTCTATAAAAACACCCAAAAACTCGCTTTGCTTAAAGACGCTTTAAGCAATTTAGAAAATTTGCTTTATAGAGCCGAGCACTCCAGCAGCCCCGATCAAATCGCCATCGCCAAACTAGAGGTCATCAAAGCGCAATGGGAAATCAAGCAAAACGACTTGCAAGACACCCTAGCCGACAATAAAATCAACATCAGCGAGCTGACCTTTAACCAAAGCGAACTTTTAAGCCTTGCGCCTAGCCCCGTGGCGTTCAAGCCCGAGCATGAAATGAAGGAAATCATGGAGACAAACCGCACGATTAAAATCGCAAGTTTGCAAGACAGCCAAGCTTTAAAAAACATCACCCTAGCCAAGAAAAGCTTTTTAGAAGACATCAATGTAACCGCCAACTACCTCTTCCGTTCTAAAATCTTTGACATGTTCACCATCGGAGTGGCAATCCCTCTGCCTCTCTATGGCAAACAAAGCAACACTTTGCAGCAACGCAAACAAGAGCATTTGGCCGCTCTAAACGCTCTAGAGAATACCAAAAACAGCGTGCAACACAACGCCCGTAAATTGATTAAAAAACTCACACAACTGCAAAAGAACCTCAGCAACATTGACCAAATCCTGCAGGCCAGCGAGCACATTGTGAAAATCTATAAAGACAATCTGCCTTCATCGCAGGGCGATTACAACAGCTATTACAACGCCTTCAACGACACCATCAACACAAAATTACTGCAATTAGAAACCAAAAGCATCTTAGCCACAACCTACCTTGCGCTAGAAAACCTCAAAGGGCTGAAATGA
- a CDS encoding FixH family protein, producing the protein MKKSALIFLAGALAFSLNAYELKFKASETDISLKSSNKFINGNNKFSIAPTLHGKAIKGAQVKVKFFMPEMPGMPAMHESAKLEEKDGVYEGSVNLPMNGTWQIKVEIKSKDGHVYKGKSSVDI; encoded by the coding sequence ATGAAAAAATCCGCTCTCATTTTTCTAGCAGGAGCTTTGGCCTTTAGCCTAAACGCTTATGAACTGAAGTTTAAAGCCAGCGAGACCGACATCTCTTTAAAGTCTTCAAATAAGTTTATCAATGGGAACAACAAGTTCAGCATTGCCCCCACCTTGCACGGCAAGGCGATCAAAGGCGCGCAGGTGAAAGTCAAGTTCTTCATGCCTGAAATGCCGGGCATGCCCGCGATGCACGAAAGCGCAAAGTTGGAGGAAAAAGATGGGGTGTATGAAGGCTCTGTGAACCTACCCATGAACGGGACTTGGCAAATCAAAGTGGAGATCAAGAGCAAAGATGGGCATGTTTACAAAGGCAAAAGCAGCGTGGATATTTAA
- the fumC gene encoding class II fumarate hydratase, protein MHYRVEHDTMGEVKVEDNKYWGAQTQRSFENFKIGVEKMPPELINAFAKLKRSLAKVNQDLGKLDTKKAGAIMQACEDILAGKLEGMFPLAIWQTGSGTQTNMNMNEVIANRATEILGADFRKEKLVHPNDHVNMSQSSNDTFPTAMHIVAVLELTGTLLPALDTLHATLHAKSEAFKDIIKIGRTHLQDATPLTLGQEFSGYASMLEHSRVQILESLEGLRELAIGGTAVGTGLNAHPQLSQKVAEELTHFTGQAFKSAPNKFHALTSHDAITFAHGALKGLAANLMKIANDIRWLASGPRCGLGELHIPENEPGSSIMPGKVNPTQCEALTMVAVQVMGNDVAIGFAASQGNFELNVFKPVIIYNFLQSVKLLADGMLSFNEHCASGIEPNKDKIDYYLHHSLMLVTALNPHIGYENAAKVAKNAHKKGISLKESALELGLLSEKDFDAWVVPAHMIAPKA, encoded by the coding sequence ATGCATTATAGAGTAGAACATGACACCATGGGCGAGGTCAAAGTAGAGGACAACAAATACTGGGGCGCGCAAACCCAAAGGAGTTTTGAGAACTTCAAAATCGGGGTGGAGAAAATGCCCCCTGAACTGATCAATGCCTTTGCCAAACTCAAACGCTCTTTAGCCAAGGTCAACCAAGACTTAGGCAAGCTAGACACGAAAAAAGCGGGCGCGATCATGCAGGCTTGTGAAGACATTTTAGCCGGCAAGTTAGAGGGCATGTTCCCTTTAGCCATTTGGCAAACCGGCAGCGGGACACAAACCAACATGAACATGAACGAAGTCATCGCCAACAGAGCGACTGAGATTTTAGGGGCAGACTTTAGAAAAGAAAAATTAGTCCACCCCAATGACCATGTGAACATGTCCCAAAGCTCGAACGACACCTTCCCCACGGCCATGCACATTGTGGCGGTGTTGGAACTGACCGGCACGCTCTTGCCCGCGCTAGACACCTTGCACGCCACCTTGCATGCCAAAAGTGAAGCATTTAAGGACATCATCAAAATCGGGCGCACCCATCTACAAGACGCCACCCCTTTAACTTTGGGCCAAGAGTTTAGTGGCTATGCGAGCATGCTAGAGCACTCTAGGGTGCAGATTTTAGAGAGTTTAGAGGGCTTAAGGGAGCTTGCCATCGGGGGCACAGCGGTAGGCACAGGCCTTAACGCCCACCCGCAGTTGTCCCAAAAGGTCGCCGAAGAGCTCACCCACTTTACAGGGCAAGCGTTTAAAAGCGCGCCCAACAAATTCCACGCCTTAACCAGCCACGATGCCATCACTTTCGCCCACGGCGCGTTAAAAGGATTGGCGGCAAACTTAATGAAAATCGCCAACGACATTCGATGGCTTGCCAGCGGTCCACGCTGTGGTTTGGGTGAATTACACATTCCCGAAAATGAACCGGGCAGTTCTATTATGCCGGGCAAAGTCAACCCCACCCAATGCGAAGCCTTGACCATGGTTGCCGTACAAGTGATGGGCAATGATGTGGCGATCGGCTTTGCCGCTTCACAGGGCAATTTTGAGCTCAATGTTTTTAAACCTGTCATCATCTACAACTTCTTGCAAAGCGTGAAACTCCTAGCCGATGGGATGTTGAGCTTCAACGAACATTGCGCCAGCGGCATTGAGCCCAACAAGGACAAGATCGACTACTATTTGCACCACTCTTTAATGCTCGTTACCGCTTTAAACCCACACATCGGCTATGAAAATGCCGCCAAAGTCGCCAAAAACGCCCATAAAAAGGGCATCAGCCTTAAAGAATCTGCCCTAGAACTCGGGCTTTTGAGTGAAAAAGACTTTGACGCATGGGTCGTCCCCGCCCACATGATTGCCCCAAAGGCGTAG
- a CDS encoding alginate lyase family protein: MKKTMLLGLCVLSTLSATPSIFKGFYAHDLEHAIHLKRKLKKQIQTCPELDTLPHYTETGERKADFCTKEFKRSANLAYDLALGFHTSGKTIYAKRAREILNQWAQNLKGVDSKEATNLINFTMPYMDMAYLFIRTKFPSPAFEHFVRRMLEYARLNKDNNIGAWSVLFVVSGALVLNDHALLLKMAHQWQGWLLNAIDDNGVMAKEIVRSNTANYNGGPTKGIKGIAYTHFALTPISVAGQLLAENGFDLWHTSAAQKLFKAYDKAAQWVLDPTSFPYYQPGLMGIHKNAYFLLLNQYFKSPEGQEAIKQDDFKADRFRLEFNEVLTATPSP, from the coding sequence ATGAAAAAAACCATGCTTTTGGGGCTGTGTGTCTTGAGCACGCTTTCAGCCACACCCTCTATTTTTAAAGGCTTTTACGCCCACGATTTGGAGCATGCAATCCATTTGAAAAGAAAACTAAAAAAGCAAATCCAAACCTGCCCAGAGCTCGACACTTTGCCTCACTACACAGAAACGGGCGAAAGAAAGGCGGATTTTTGCACTAAAGAGTTTAAGCGATCGGCTAACTTGGCCTATGATTTGGCTTTGGGTTTTCATACAAGTGGCAAAACGATATACGCCAAGAGGGCTAGAGAGATTTTGAATCAATGGGCGCAAAACCTTAAGGGTGTGGACTCTAAAGAAGCGACAAACCTCATCAACTTCACCATGCCCTACATGGACATGGCCTATCTTTTTATCCGCACTAAGTTTCCTAGCCCCGCCTTTGAGCACTTTGTGCGCCGCATGCTAGAGTATGCACGCCTCAACAAAGACAATAACATCGGAGCGTGGAGCGTGCTTTTTGTTGTGAGCGGTGCGCTGGTGCTAAACGACCACGCCCTCTTGCTAAAAATGGCACATCAATGGCAGGGCTGGCTTTTAAACGCCATCGATGACAATGGTGTGATGGCTAAAGAGATTGTGCGCAGCAACACGGCCAACTACAATGGCGGTCCGACTAAGGGCATCAAGGGCATTGCCTACACCCATTTTGCCCTCACTCCCATCAGTGTGGCCGGGCAACTGCTCGCCGAAAACGGCTTTGATTTATGGCACACCTCTGCGGCGCAAAAGCTCTTTAAGGCCTATGATAAGGCTGCTCAGTGGGTGCTTGATCCTACAAGTTTTCCCTACTACCAGCCCGGTTTGATGGGAATCCATAAAAACGCTTATTTTCTACTCTTAAACCAATACTTTAAAAGTCCAGAAGGCCAAGAGGCGATTAAACAAGATGACTTTAAGGCGGATCGCTTTAGATTGGAGTTTAATGAGGTTTTAACAGCCACACCATCTCCTTAA